The Brachyhypopomus gauderio isolate BG-103 chromosome 2, BGAUD_0.2, whole genome shotgun sequence genome contains a region encoding:
- the opa3 gene encoding optic atrophy 3 protein homolog translates to MVVGAFPIAKLLYLGVRQLSKPIANRIKAGARRSEFFKNYVCLPPAQVYHWVEMRTKMRIMGFRGSTIKPLNEEAAAELGAELLGEAIIFLVGGGCMVLEYSRQAANSRRKEEELAETINSLQTQLGEVALATETLDAQIRELNRLLLSLPPAPATNDTKH, encoded by the exons ATGGTTGTAGGTGCTTTTCCCATTGCAAAGCTGCTCTATCTGGGCGTTCGTCAGTTAAGCAAACCAATAGCTAACAGGATCAAAGCAGGAGCACGGAGAAGTGAATTCTTCAAAAATTACGTATGCCTTCCCCCGGCACAAG TGTACCACTGGGTTGAAATGAGGACCAAGATGAGGATCATGGGGTTCCGTGGTTCTACGATCAAGCCTCTGAACGAGGAGGCAGCCGCCGAGCTTGGGGCCGAGCTGCTCGGCGAGGCCATCATCTTCCTCGTTGGTGGGGGTTGCATGGTCCTTGAGTACAGTCGGCAGGCTGCAAACTCCAGGCGTAAGGAGGAGGAACTAGCAGAGACCATCAACAGTCTGCAGACCCAACTCGGGGAGGTCGCTCTGGCCACAGAGACTCTAGATGCTCAGATCCGGGAGTTGAATAGACTGCTGCTGTCTCTTCCACCTGCCCCAGCAACAAATGACACTAAACACTAA